A region from the Cannabis sativa cultivar Pink pepper isolate KNU-18-1 chromosome 9, ASM2916894v1, whole genome shotgun sequence genome encodes:
- the LOC133031449 gene encoding uncharacterized mitochondrial protein AtMg00310-like, whose protein sequence is MSCFRLPKKLIKNLHSLAANFWWGDTKDNKRLHWCTWDKLCKPKEEGGLGFRSLNEFNQALLAKQGWRLIYNPQSLLARVLKNSYYPNVSFMEAGCPPGASCVWKGICWGRKILQEGARWRIGNGREARVWEDKWIPRPSGTTQKT, encoded by the coding sequence ATGAGTTGCTTCCGTCTTCCCAAGAAACTCATTAAGAACCTTCATAGCTTGGCTGCCAATTTCTGGTGGGGGGATACAAAAGACAATAAAAGGCTTCATTGGTGCACTTGGGACAAACTTTGCAAACCCAAAGAGGAAGGAGGTCTCGGATTTCGGAGTCTCAATGAATTTAATCAAGCTCTTTTGGCAAAACAAGGGTGGAGACTAATCTATAATCCCCAATCTTTGCTAGCTCGGGTGTTGAAAAATAGCTACTACCCCAATGTTTCTTTCATGGAAGCGGGCTGCCCCCCGGGAGCCTCTTGTGTTTGGAAAGGGATATGTTGGGGTAGGAAAATTCTGCAAGAAGGGGCTCGTTGGAGAATAGGAAATGGTAGAGAGGCTCGGGTTTGGGAAGATAAATGGATACCTCGGCCTTCTGGAACTACTCAAAAAACCTGA